The genome window GTGCAGCAGTACCTGGTTACTATTAAGCAATTCGATAAGGTGGTTATTCCCGGCGCGCAGATGGTCAATCCAGATGGACGTATCGACCAGGATCACTTTGCGGTATCGGATTGGCGACGAGGTACCGGTTTCAGTTGGGGCTCACTTCCTCCCAGTCGAGCTAATCGGCGAGCGCTTTCCCGTTCAATCAAGGCGCGCAAACCTTCACGGACCAGTGCAACTTTCTCGCTCACCCCGGTAATCCGCTGAGCCTCTTCCAGTAATTGGTCATCTATATTCAATGTGGTTCTCATGGGTGACCCTCCTGACTGCCAAGCATCAATAATAGCATCAATTGATGATATATAAGATGCATAAGTTATGCAAGGTGATTTGGTTGACTCGCGCCCAGGTCACGGCCATCAACAAAAACTGATAACAGAACTTGCGGACTTGTGGCCTATAGGGCTTTAATGTTTAGTGTTAATTAGTAGCATTTCCCGAACATGGTATTTTTCATGGTATTTTCCACGCGCTGTAACGTAGAAGGCAGTAATACCATGCATGGCACATCGGCGTAATCATGGTATTAGCGGTCTGCACCTTGATGCGCTTTTCGAACGAGTGTGGCGTGATTTAGGGCTATAAACACGCCAAATATATCTATAATGTGGCGTGAATAAGTGCTAGAATCACGCCATGAGATGGATATGGCAACAACCAGGCTGGCCAGATTTTCGCTATGACAAGAGAGCACTCGAAGATCGGGAGCTTGCATTTCGCATAAATTCAGAGCGCCTGGCTGGCAGCTTTGATGCACTACCGATGGCATCTCAAGAGGATGCCGCGATTGACTTGATGCTTTCCGAGGCCATCAAAACCAGCGCCATTGAGGGCGAGGATCTGGACAGAGAATCGGTCAGGTCGTCACTACTTTCTCTGATTACATCGGATACGCTACCGGACAACTCAGACCAGAAAGCAGCGGGGGCTGCTTCGTTGCTGGTGGATGTACGCAAGAACTGGCAGACACCCCTGACGCATGACCTGCTGGGGAAGTGGCAATCCATGGCTGTCCCGGAACAGCGATACACGCCTGTTTTAAGAGGCGCATACCGCAACGATCCTTCTCCAATGCAAATTGTGAGTGGTCCGTACGGACGGGAAAAGGTTTACTATGAGGCCCCGCCAGCGACTCGGGTGCCTGATGAAATGGCGAGATTCCTCGACTGGTACAGTCAGACTTGCCCTTCGAATAGGGATAAGGAGATGTCTGGGATTGCCAGATCAGGAATTGCACACCTTTGGTTTGAAGTGATTCACCCCTTCGATGATGGTAATGGTCGAGTCGGCAGGGCGATTGCTGACCATGCGCTTTCGCAATCTCTTGGCTATCCGACCACGGCCTGTCTTGCTACGGCGATAGAGGCAGACAAAAAAACCTATTACTTGCAACTTGAGAAAGTGAGCCGTGGAAGCCTGGATGTTAACGTTTGGCTGGATTATTTCGCAGACACAATAATCAAGGCACAGGACATTGCCAGGGAAGAAGTAAACTTTGTACTGACCAAGACACGTTTTTATGAAGTCTATGGTAATCAGTTGAATGACCGGCAGGCCAGGATGGTGTCGCGGGTGTTCGCTGAAGGCCGTAAGGGTTTTGAAGGCGGAATAACGACAAAAAAATATGAAGCAATCACCAAATGCCCCAACCGAACGGCCAGCCGTGATCTTTCTGATCTGGTTGTCAAGGGGATTATCATGCCGTTACCGGGTGGTGGCAGAACAACACGTTACGCGTTGACCGTTGTCGGGCCGGATGGATTTAGCTCGGAGGGGAAATGATTCTCTGTGTGATTCAGCGATTTTTGTGTCAATTAGAAGGATTTTCTGAGGATGGTATTTTTCATGGCATTATCATTTAGCAGGAAAATAAATCATTGAAAATAAAAGTTAAAAAAGGCTTATTGATAATAGAGTGGGGGTAGGCCGTCTACACAAATGATTTATGTTGAGTTGCACTGAAAACTGAGCCAGGAACGGTACTGAGTATTGATCCGTAGCTGCAGCACTAACGTATTCAACAGGCACATGATACGGCCATATCTCATCTGGGCCACTGCAAGATGAAAATATCCACCTAAATTGGCTCCATATTCGACGCACTTCAGCATGTTTTCGCAAACACCCTAAAGCTGCCACCAATCAAGCCGTTAGATGTCCCTGAAGTGGTGAGTACCATCCTGCGATGGCACATCCACTATGCGTATAAAAATGCAGCAACTCAGGTGTTGCGAATTTAAATTAAAACAAGAATCGGAGAACAAGCATGGCCTTGGTTATCAATACCAATGGTGCCTCGTTGTCTGCGCAACGCGATTTATCCAGTGCTCAACAGTCAGTCAAAGTCTCTCTCCAGAGGCTGTCTTCGGGCCTGCGAATCAACAGCGCCAGGGACGATGCGGCTGGTTTGTTCAGCGTTGAACGCATGACCGCCGATATCCGCGGCATGAACCAGGCAATCCGCAATGCCAGCGATGGTATTTCCCTTGCGCAAACGGCAGAAGGATTCCCTGGCACAGATAAGCGACAGCCTGCAGCGGATACGTGAAATTGCCGTACAGGCCGCCAACGACACGGTGGAGGATCGCAGCGGCCTCCAGTCTGAGGTCAACCAGCTTACTCAGGAAATCTCCCGCATCGTGCAGAACACTGAGTTCAATGGTACGCGCCTGCTGTCCAGCGGCAGCACGCTGAAATTTCAGGTAGGGATGGATGGTACGGACAATAATCAAATAGAAATAGCGATGACCGATTTGACGGCGGCCACCACTACCCCATCCTCCCCGCCTCCAGGCGGAGCAGGTTTAGGTAGTGGTAGTGGTCAAATATTCATTACAGTGGATGTTGGCGCGATCATTATTTTCTTGTTCCATGCGCCCATTCATGAGTCAATCATTGCGCGTACTTTTCTGGAGTTTCTGCATCAATCCGAACATTAGCAGGTGAGGACATGGCACAACGATATAAAAAAGACCCGGAAGCCATTGCCAGACTCAATGCCGAGCAGTTTCGTGTGACCCAGGAAAGCGCCACCGAACGGCCAGGCAGCGGCGAGTATCTGCACAACGGAGCGCCGGGCCTTTACGTCGATGTCGTGTCCGGTGAACCGCTGTTTACCTCGGCGGACAAGTTCGATGCGGGTTGTGGCTGGCCCAGCTTCAGCAAGCCGGTGTCGGATGATTTCATCAACGAGGTGCGCGACTCAAGTCACAACATGATTCGTATCGAAGTGCGTTCGACCCATGGCGACAGTCATCTGGGGCATGTCTTTCCCGATGGGCCTTCGGAACGCGGCGGGCTGCGCTATTGTATCAATTCGGCATCCTTGCGTTTTGTGCCACTGGACGAAATGGCGACGCAGGGCTACGCGGAATATATTCCGCTGGTCACGGGAGAAAATCATGGCGATTGAAAAGGCACTTCTGGCAGGCGGCTGTTTCTGGGGAATGCAGGATTTGATCCGCAAACAGCCGGGCGTGGTGCGCACGCGCGTCGGTTACAGCGGCGGCGATGTAGCCCATGCGACCTACCGCAATCACGGCAGCCATGCCGAGGCAATCGAGATCGCGTTCGACAACGAAGTCACCCATTATCGCAAACTGCTGGCGTTCTTTTTCCAGATTCACAACCCCGCCACGCCGGATCGCCAGGGCAACGACCGCGGGGCATCGTACCGTTCGGAGATTTTCTACACCAGCGAGGAACAACGGCAGACTGCCCTGAAAACCATCGAGGATGTGAATGCATCGGGCCGCTGGCCGGGAGCGGTGGTGACCAAAGTCAGCCCGGCGGGCGATTTCTGGGAGGCTGAGCCGGAACACCAGGACTACCTGCAGCGCGTGCCCAATGGCTACACCTGCCATTTTCCGCGACCGGACTGGGTGCTGGATTGATACGTGTCGGGTTCGACAGGACTATTCCAGCCTGATCGTGGGACTGGCCACTCGATTGAGTGTACCGGGCCCGTGAATGGAAGCCTGGCCGGTAGTGCCCGCGGCCAAACCCGGCGGGCGGATGCCATGGCTCGGGTCGCCAGTACGGCACAACTTACGGACTGATATCAAGTATCCGTATCTCTCCGGCGACGACAGTTACTGCCATGCTGATAGCGCCCCAACCGGGTTTGTTCGCCCGGATGGTATAAGTGCCCGGGTCCAGGTCGAGGCTGTACTGGCCGTTGGCATCACTGAATACTCTGGCGAATTCGTCTCGCGTAGCCGGGTCCAGGGCCCTGACCCGTACTGCCTCTTCCAGTGCCCCGGATGCGTTGAATGTGGTTCCGGTTAACAGCGCCGTTTCCTGCGGGGGTGGGGGCGGCGGCGCTGTACCACTGCCAAAATCCACGGTGTGCGTCGCTCCGGCGACGACAGTTACTCCGAGGCTGGTAGCGCCCCAACCGGATTTATTGGCCCGAATTTCATAAATTCCCGGATCCAGGTCGAGGCTGTACTGGCCGTTGGCGTCACTGAACACCCGGGCGAATTCGTTACGTGTAGCCGGATCCAGGGCCCTGACCCGCACCCCTTGTTCCGGTGTGCCTGATGCATTGAACGTGGTCCCGGTCACCAGTCCCGTTCCCTCCTGGGGTGGGGGCGGTGGTGCACCGTTGCCGAA of Thiogranum longum contains these proteins:
- a CDS encoding type II toxin-antitoxin system VapB family antitoxin, whose product is MRTTLNIDDQLLEEAQRITGVSEKVALVREGLRALIERESARRLARLGGSEPQLKPVPRRQSDTAK
- a CDS encoding Fic family protein; this encodes MRWIWQQPGWPDFRYDKRALEDRELAFRINSERLAGSFDALPMASQEDAAIDLMLSEAIKTSAIEGEDLDRESVRSSLLSLITSDTLPDNSDQKAAGAASLLVDVRKNWQTPLTHDLLGKWQSMAVPEQRYTPVLRGAYRNDPSPMQIVSGPYGREKVYYEAPPATRVPDEMARFLDWYSQTCPSNRDKEMSGIARSGIAHLWFEVIHPFDDGNGRVGRAIADHALSQSLGYPTTACLATAIEADKKTYYLQLEKVSRGSLDVNVWLDYFADTIIKAQDIAREEVNFVLTKTRFYEVYGNQLNDRQARMVSRVFAEGRKGFEGGITTKKYEAITKCPNRTASRDLSDLVVKGIIMPLPGGGRTTRYALTVVGPDGFSSEGK
- the msrB gene encoding peptide-methionine (R)-S-oxide reductase MsrB, encoding MAQRYKKDPEAIARLNAEQFRVTQESATERPGSGEYLHNGAPGLYVDVVSGEPLFTSADKFDAGCGWPSFSKPVSDDFINEVRDSSHNMIRIEVRSTHGDSHLGHVFPDGPSERGGLRYCINSASLRFVPLDEMATQGYAEYIPLVTGENHGD
- the msrA gene encoding peptide-methionine (S)-S-oxide reductase MsrA — its product is MAIEKALLAGGCFWGMQDLIRKQPGVVRTRVGYSGGDVAHATYRNHGSHAEAIEIAFDNEVTHYRKLLAFFFQIHNPATPDRQGNDRGASYRSEIFYTSEEQRQTALKTIEDVNASGRWPGAVVTKVSPAGDFWEAEPEHQDYLQRVPNGYTCHFPRPDWVLD
- a CDS encoding carboxypeptidase-like regulatory domain-containing protein — translated: MRFNRGRRSFLLGTAATFVADFVLLVPGLLSGRSVRAAGQPVSADSTVITVDSTVIDVSQGAASGALALVTGTTFNTSGTPEQGVRVRALDPATRNEFARVFSDANGQYSLNLDPGIYEIRANKSGWGAISIAVTAGAGATHIVDFGNGAPPPPPQEGTGLVTGTTFNASGTPEQGVRVRALDPATRNEFARVFSDANGQYSLDLDPGIYEIRANKSGWGATSLGVTVVAGATHTVDFGSGTAPPPPPPQETALLTGTTFNASGALEEAVRVRALDPATRDEFARVFSDANGQYSLDLDPGTYTIRANKPGWGAISMAVTVVAGEIRILDISP